The region AGATAGCGGACTTTATTATCGAGGCTCGCCAAACAAAACTCACACTTGTACGGACAACCCCTTGAAGTTTCTATATAAAGAACTTTGTTTTTTAATTCCTCAACATTGTCGCTTTGATAGGGCATTAAGTCTTCAAACTCCTTCACATCAAAAATGGGAGCGGACGGACTTTCAATGATTGCATCACCGGATTTATAAACTAAAGAGCGAACAGAATTCACGTTTGGAAAAGCATTTAAAAATTCTTTAAAAGCAATTTCACCTTCACCAACAATGATATAGTCTATAAAATTTTTTGAAATGACATTTTGGTAATCATAGCTTACTTCGGGTCCGCCTAACAGAATTTTAATTTTTGGATTTATCTCCTTTAATTTTTCGCAGACCAATAAGGTTTGCGTGATATTCCATATATAACAACTAAACGCGACAAGATCGTACTCTTTGCAGTAATCTACTATATCATCCGGATTTTCTTTAATGGTAAATTCTTTCCAACGGAGACCGGATTGCTCTTTGTTTAATTCATAAAGAAGCCTCACCGCCAGGTTGGCGTGTATATATTTTGAATTAAGTGAACAAATCAAACTTTTCATTGGGAAAACACCGCTTCTAAAAAGATTTAAATTAACGCAAAAAGATGCAATTAACAAGGGCTTGTTAACTTAAATCGTTAAAAAACCGAACCTTTTTTAATTGATAGCGTACAAAAAGTAAACCTTAACCCCAAGCATACCCGAAACCCGAGTTGATTTTTCAGCAAGGGCTGGTAAATAGCAAAGACAACAATCCAATCATTTATTCATTCATCAATCATATTCACATGAAAACAATCATTTATTTAAAACTCATTCGTTATGAAAACAAATTTTTACTTAACAACATTGTTGGCTCTTACCATTCAGGTAATGGTAAACGGCCAAACACCAGGCAACCAAACTGAACGCGCACTTCCAATACTTGGAGGCAAGTCGGTTAATCAGCAAGATCTCCCAAAGGAATTTAGAATTAGTACCAACACGAACGTTGTGGAAGAGGCCAAAAACAACGTTTATTATAGTCACGATAGCCGCACAGAGTTATTAAAACAAGCGGAAGGCCTTTTAAGCGATGCTAAGTTTTTATACAACGAAGCAGAGACAAGAAACGGTGTTGAAAAAGAAGTTCTCTTAAAACAAGCAAACATTATTGCTAAGCAAGCCGAAGCCAATCAAATTAAGGCTGCCGAAATCGCCGGCAAAATCAACAAAGAAACATTTACAATCAATAAAGAAAACCTCAATGCTATTTTAGCAATAAGCAATAGCGAGGAAGAAGTAGAAGCGCGCGTTAAAGAACTTATGTTTGATGCAGGACAAAACATGCGCCTTGCGACAGAAATGCGTGAAGAAGCCTACGCCATGCCAACTACAGCATCTAAATTAGGAAGCTTAGTGAATGCAGAGGAAAAGGAAGGTGTTGCCATTAGTAAGCAAACAAAAGCGGTTGAAATTTTAAAAGATAACAATCCTGAAATAGCCGGCAACATAAAAAATATTTTAAGCGGAAATACAGTAGCAACAAAATAAAGAATTTTATGCAGAATGAAAGCGGGCTCCGGTCCGCTTTTTTAGTTGCGTTTTAATTCTAAAAGCTTAATTGTTTCTAAAATAAAAAGAAGCGCTCCGCCGCCAATCAATGCCGGAATATAATGCGCAACACCCGGGTTTGTCATTCCGAACAATACCGTGAATCCTGGTAAGAAATTTATAACACCTAACAATACTAAGGCAACCGATAATAAAATAATCAGCGAGGTATTTTTCTCGAGCAATACAGAAATAAAACTTCGGGTTTTTGAGAGTTGCGATAGAATTAGAAAAACGTTCCCGATTATAAGCGCGCTAAAGGAGATGGCCCTTGCTTCTTTTTCATCATGACCTTCTTTAAGTGATAAATAGAAAACAACAAGAACCATTATAAAAAGAAGAGTTCCGTTAATGGCACTGCCGATTACTTTTTTAAAACCAAAAAATCGTTCATCAATTGGTCTGGGATTACGTTGCATAATCGATTTTTCTTCTTGCTCGGATTCAAACGCAATGGAACAAATAGGATCAACAATCAATTCCATAAAAATAATATGAAGTGGTAATAACAATAGTGGCATATTGGAAAAAAAAGCCGGCAACAAAGTTAAACCAATAATAGGAACGTGAATGGCCATTATATACGACATCGCCTTTTGAAGATTATCATAAATTTTTCTACCCAAACGAATAGCCATTACGATAGAAGCGAAGTTGTCATCCAGCAACACTAATGAAGAAGCCTCCCGCGCAACATCTGTTCCTTTTTTACCCATTGCTACTCCAATATCGGCGGCTTTAAGAGCGGGCGCATCATTCACGCCGTCTCCGGTCATGGCTACAACTTCATTATTGTTTTTCAGGGCTTTTATGATTCGCAGTTTTTGTTCTGGCACCACGCGAGCAAAAACATTTATGGAATTAATTTTTTGTTGTAATTCTTCATCACTCCAATTATTTATTTCATCACCCGTTACCACCCGTCCTGATTCTTTTAATCCTGCTTTTGTCGCGATAGCCTTTGCTGTTAATGGAAAGTCACCGGTAATCATAATAACTTTAATTCCCGCTTCATAACATTCTTTAATGGCATTTGGAACTTCCGACCGAATAGGATCTTCTAACCCAATTAGTCCAATCAAAGTCAGATTAAATTCTTCTTGGTTTTTGGGAAGTGCTGTTTCTTTATAATCCGCTTTCGCAACTGCTAAAACACGAAGTCCGCGTGCGGCCATATCATTTATGGCGGTATGGTATTTTTGTTGATCGTCGTTGGATAGTTGACATAATTTAAAAACATCTTCTGGAGCGCCCTTGGTGAAAATTTTTAAAGACGAGTCGGCGGATTTAAAAACGCGACTCATGGTTTTTAATTTATTACTAAGCGGAAACTCCTGAACGAATGAATAATTATTTTCTGTATCGTGAAATTTTTCACCAACATCACTGATGGCTTTCTCCATAGGGTCGGCCGATTGTGGCCGTGAGGCTAAATGGGCACACACTGAAATTTCTCTTATTCTTTCATCAAACTCTTTTTTATCAATTAGTTTAGTGCCGTTATAAATTGCGCTTAACTCCATTTTGTTTTGTGTGATGGTGCCTGTTTTATCACTGCACAAAACTGTAGCCGATCCTAATGTTTCAATGGCAGATGGTTTTCTGGTGAGCACATTTTTTTTAGATAAACGCCAGGAACCCAAGGCAAGAAATACGGTCAGTACAACAGGAAATTCTTCAGGTAAAATGGCCATGGCGGCAGACAAACCGCTTAGTAGAGATTGCAAGAATTCACCACGCGTAAAATAAAACATTAACACCATTAGAACACAAATGAAAATGCCCGCCATAAAAAAGCGTTTAATAACCACTTTCATTTCTTTCTGTAAATGTGTTTGATCACTTTCAATTGCGTCGAGTGCCCGCCCAATTTTTCCAAATTCAGTTTGGGGGCCTGTGGCCGTTACTTCAAACACACCATAACCCTGTACCACAAGTGTACCACTGAATATTTTGTTTTGTGAATCCGATAATTCGGATTTTAGAACAGGCAACGATTCGCCCGTTAACATCGATTCATCTATATTGAGATGTGTGCTAGTGAGCAGAGTTCCATCAGCAGGAACCCGATCGCCTTCATTTAAAATAATAATATCACCGGGAACAACTTCTCTTCCTGCAATTTTAATTTTTTCACCATCGCGTACAACTAATGCGCGCGGAGAAGCGAGTGATTTAAGCGCTTCTAATGCTCTTTCTGTTTTTTGTGATTGATAGAAGGTAATGGCAATCATGAGAAGAATGCTGGAGAACATAAACAATCCCTCTCCATAATCACTTAAAAGAACATAGAGGCCAGCGCACGAAAGCAGTAAAACAAACATGGGCTCTTTTATTACGTCCAGTGCAATCGTCCAGATGGTCCGTGGTTTTGCCGAAGGCAATTCGTTGAATCCGAATTTTTTTAATCTGGCGGATGCTTCTGCCGAGCTCAAACCTTGTTTCATCGTTATGCAAGATAATAAAGTTGATTACACAACCAAATGAAAAAAATCAGAAGAAAATATTATTTTTCCAGTATCATGATTTCTACACGGCGATTGGCTTGTTCTTCTTCGGGAGTGAGTTCTAATTCGTATTTTGGTTTTGTACGACCGAAGCCTTTATAGCTTAATCGGCTCTTTGGAATTCCTTTACTAATAAGATAATCATAAATGGCCTTTGCCCTGTTTTCCGAAAGTTTCATTTCGCGCGTGTCAAGATCCATTCCGTCGGCACCGTTTTGTGTACAACACACATGACCTTGTATTTCTATTTTAAGAGATTTGTTTTGTTTGAGTGTTTGTAGCAATTTCTGCAGAACAGGCTCAGAGGATTTCAACACAAAATGTCTTCCTGGCTCGAAGCCTAAACCTTCTAGCGCCATGCTTTCGCCTGCACTTAATTGTTCAATGTTTTTCTTTTCTTCTGTAGTTTCTTTTTCTTTTGGTGTTTCTAGTTTATCATCAGCCACATTAATTGTTACTATGGGTTCAAAATAAATGTCTACACGACGTTGTTTAGGATCTCCCTCCTTGTTTCCGTTATCTTGCGAATGAACTTCTCCCTTTCCTTCGCACGCATAAACATTAAACTGTGAGGGCTTGCTTTTTTTTAAAAGATAGTTCTTAATGTTGAGCGCCCGTTCTTGAGAAAGTGCCAGATTATAATCGTTGAGGTGAAGAAAATCAGCAAAACCATAAATTGCAACGTCGGCATATTTCCCTTTTAAAGCTTTAATGGCAGAGTCGATACGCGAATAATTTAGTTCTGATGAGGTTTCATTAATTTCATAATATAAACGAAGCGTGTCGGTCTTTTTTTGTGAGAAGAGACCGTTAAAGCAAAGTAGGTGAATTATCAAAAGCCAAAAACGCATAATTAAATATAACGAAAAAACCCGCCGTAAATTACGCGCGGGTTTTAATTAGTTCATAAAGAAAATTAAAATTTAAACATCTCGGCTACAAATCCGGGAACGGCGCCTAATGCTAATGTAAAGAGGGTTGTTAAAATCATGACTACCTTTTGGGACAATTCAATTGCGACAGGCTCGTCAGTAGTTGCTTGTTTAAAATACATGGCGATAATTACTTTGAAATAGTAATAAACACCAACAGCAGAAGTAAGAATGGCTAAAATTAATAACCACTTGTAACCCGTGCCAATCATGGTTGTAAACACAAAGTATTTTGCGAAGAAACCTGCTGTAATAGGAATACCGGCTAATGATAGCATGGCTATAACCATACAGGCAGCCATTAATGGATTGCGTTTGCCAAGACCGTTAAATGAATCAAAAGTTTCGTCGCCATTTTTAGTGACGTTGTATATAATGCCAAATGCAGCAATAGAACCAATAGAGTAGGCTAAGGAATAATATAAAAGCGCATCAAGCGTTGCGTTGCTTCTTAAGTTAGCTAATACAACCATTAGCATAAATGCCGCGTGACTGATACTTGAAAAAGCTAAAGTTCTTTTTACGTTGGTTTGAACAGCTGCACTGAAGTTGGCAATCACTAACGACAACGCAATTACGCTTGCAAGCACCATTGACCAACTTTCGCTCACTCCGCCGAAAGCAATCATAAACAAACGCAGAATAGCAGCAAAGGCAGCGGTTTTAACCACCGTACTCATCAACGCAGTAATGACAGTTGGAGAGCCTTGATAAACATCCGGAGCCCAGAAATGAAACGGCGCAGCTGAAACTTTAAATAACATAGCAATAAGCATCATGATGATACCCGCATAGAAGAAGGAAGGCATTCCGCTTCCCATTTCAGAAATCTTTGCGCGGATTTCCATTAAATCAAAACTTCCTGTCGCGCCGTAAACTAATGCAATGCCAAATAATAAAAAACCACTGGCGAAGGAGCCCATGATTAAATATTTAAATCCTGCTTCATTTGATTTTACATCTTTCTTTTTGCTGGCGGCTAAAACATAAAGCGGAATACTCATAATTTCTATTCCTAAGAATAAAGTCGTCATGTTTTTGAACGCGGTAAGCATTAAAGCGCCTGTTAAGGCAAACAGTACTAACGAGAAATGGTCAACCACAGTTGGCATGTCTTCAAAATAATCGTTAGCCATGATGAACCAGAAAAAAGCCGTTGCCAAAATAACTCCGCTGAAAGCAAGAGCCACTTTATCAAAAGCAATCATGTTATCAAATACAGCAATGCTGAAGCCGTTATTCCATTCCATAAAGTTGGCCACATAGGCGCCTAAAATGCCTAATAGCACAAGAGGAAACAATAGCTTTTTAAACTTAAAAATTTCGGCCATCATTGCCAAAATACCAAGTCCGCTTACAATTAAAAGTCCTTTCATATCAAATTCAAATTTCTGTTCTCAATATTATTTTAAAGTGCTCAATAAAGTTTTTACTGCCGGTTCAGCCAAATCATTCAATGGTTTTGGATAAACACCAAATGCAATGATAACTACACAAACGATAATTAATACAGCTTTATCACTGGTTGCTAACGAACCAAACTCCACGCCGGTACTTGGTTTTTCGCCTAACATAATTTTTTGATAAGAGCGTAACATATAAACCGCGCCTAAGATGACGCTAAGTCCAGCGAAAGCAGCAACACCTGCGCTATATTGGTAAACGCCATTGATTAATAAAAACTCACCAATAAAACCATTCGTTAACGGAAGTGCAACAGAGCCCAACATTATAATCAGAAATAAAACAGAAAACTGTCCGTTCATATTTCGGATGCCGCCTAACTTTTCGATTTCACGTGTACCGGTGTGGCGCAATAAAATATCAGCGATTAAGAACAAACCAACTACGTTAACACCGTGACTTAACATTTGAATCACCGCACCCTGTACACCTTGTTGGTTGGCAGATAAAATTCCCGCAGAAATTAATCCAACGTGCGCGATAGAAGAATAAGCGATTAAACGCTTGTAATCTTTTTGAACAATGGCAATGCAAGACGCATAAACAATTCCGATAGACGATAATAAAATTGCTGTTCCGCCCCATTTCTCTAATGCTAAAGGCGCAACCGGCAATAACCATTTAATTACCCCGAAGGTTCCCATCTTTAACATGATACCCGACAATAACATGGTTCCTTGAGTAGGCGCGGTAACATAGGTATCCGGCTGCCAAGTGTGTAATGGGAAGATCGGCATCTTAATAGCGAAGGCTAAGAAAATCATCCAAAACACCGCAGACTGCTGATCGATATTTAAACTTTTTCCTGCAGCGTATAAATCGTTTATAGCCCAAGATTTAATTCCGCTAACAGAACCGGTGTGGTTATATAAATAAATTAAACCGATTAACATAAATAAAGAACCAAATAGCGTGTACACAAAAAACTTAAATGTAATCATGCCTCGGTTTTCTCCGCCCCACAATAAGCAAATGAAGTAAATAGGAATAAGCGCTAATTCCCAGAACACATAAAATAAAAAACCGTCGTTAGCAGCGAACACTCCAACCAACGCCATTTGCATTAATAAAATGAGCGAGTAAAACGCATTAGGCTTGTCATAATTATTTTGGTAAGACGACAAGATGATTAATGGAACTAAGAATGTTGTTAAGAGAATAAGCAACATACTAATTCCGTCTATTCCAACAGCAAACTTTATTCCCATCGATTCTACCCAGGTACAATTCAGACTAAGGTTAGCAGCAGCAGGATTGGTTTTAAATTGAAAATAAACAAATACAGATAAGGCAAATTCTGCAACAGCAGCAGCCATTGCTAAGGTACGGGCAGTTCCTCCCTTTGTCAGGAATACCAGCAACGAGGCAACAAGAGGCAGAATGATTAATAATCCGGTTAACATACTTTTCTTATATAATAAATGTGAATAATAAAATTAATATTACGCCTAACACCATGCTTACGATGTAGAAACCAATGTTTCCGCTTTGTAATAAGCGAACCACGCTTCCTATACCTTTTACCATCGAACCTACGCCGTTTACTAAGCCGTCGATAACTTGTAAGTCGAGGAATTTATAAAACGCTGTAGAGATTAAGTCTAACGGTTTGCGAATTACGGCATCATAAAATTCATCTACATAATATTTATTGTAGATTAATTTTTGCCAAGGCTTCATTTTTTCTTCACTCTCCAAAGGCAATACACCGTTTGTGATAAACATGGCGTGCGCAAAATAGATAACAACACCGGCAGCAACAATAGCCAAGCCCATTAATGTCCACTCTGTAGTGTGATCGAGAGCGCTAGGGTTTTTGTGTAATATAATCGGGCTTAAATGCTCGCTCATCCAGTTAGGCATGTGCCAAAATTCAGGTAAGCCTAAAGCGCCGCCCAAAACAGAGAACGCTGCTAATACCATCAAAGGAATTGTCATGCTTGATGGAGATTCGTGTAAATGATGCTCTTGTTCGTGTGTTCCGCGGAACTTTCCGAAGAAGGTTAAGAACAACATACGGAACATATAGAACGCAGTAAGCATAGAAGCGATCATTCCTAATACCCATAGTAATTTACTGTGCTCATAGGTGTGCGCTAAGATTTCGTCTTTACTAAAGAAACCGGAAAAAGGAGGGATACCGCTTATCGCAATAGTTCCCAATAACATGGTTATATAAGTGATTTTAATCTTTCCTTTTAGTCCGCCCATTTTACGAATATCTTGTTCTCCGCCCATTGCGTGAATAACCGAACCCGCGCCTAAGAATAATAAAGCTTTAAAGAAGGCGTGTGTAGTTACGTGGAAAACAGAAGAGCTAAATGCGCCAACACCTAATCCCAGGAACATTAATCCTAATTGAGAAACGGTGGAATAAGCCAAAATCTTTTTGATGTCGTTTTGCAATAAACCAATCG is a window of Bacteroidota bacterium DNA encoding:
- a CDS encoding cation-translocating P-type ATPase, coding for MKQGLSSAEASARLKKFGFNELPSAKPRTIWTIALDVIKEPMFVLLLSCAGLYVLLSDYGEGLFMFSSILLMIAITFYQSQKTERALEALKSLASPRALVVRDGEKIKIAGREVVPGDIIILNEGDRVPADGTLLTSTHLNIDESMLTGESLPVLKSELSDSQNKIFSGTLVVQGYGVFEVTATGPQTEFGKIGRALDAIESDQTHLQKEMKVVIKRFFMAGIFICVLMVLMFYFTRGEFLQSLLSGLSAAMAILPEEFPVVLTVFLALGSWRLSKKNVLTRKPSAIETLGSATVLCSDKTGTITQNKMELSAIYNGTKLIDKKEFDERIREISVCAHLASRPQSADPMEKAISDVGEKFHDTENNYSFVQEFPLSNKLKTMSRVFKSADSSLKIFTKGAPEDVFKLCQLSNDDQQKYHTAINDMAARGLRVLAVAKADYKETALPKNQEEFNLTLIGLIGLEDPIRSEVPNAIKECYEAGIKVIMITGDFPLTAKAIATKAGLKESGRVVTGDEINNWSDEELQQKINSINVFARVVPEQKLRIIKALKNNNEVVAMTGDGVNDAPALKAADIGVAMGKKGTDVAREASSLVLLDDNFASIVMAIRLGRKIYDNLQKAMSYIMAIHVPIIGLTLLPAFFSNMPLLLLPLHIIFMELIVDPICSIAFESEQEEKSIMQRNPRPIDERFFGFKKVIGSAINGTLLFIMVLVVFYLSLKEGHDEKEARAISFSALIIGNVFLILSQLSKTRSFISVLLEKNTSLIILLSVALVLLGVINFLPGFTVLFGMTNPGVAHYIPALIGGGALLFILETIKLLELKRN
- a CDS encoding OmpA family protein — translated: MRFWLLIIHLLCFNGLFSQKKTDTLRLYYEINETSSELNYSRIDSAIKALKGKYADVAIYGFADFLHLNDYNLALSQERALNIKNYLLKKSKPSQFNVYACEGKGEVHSQDNGNKEGDPKQRRVDIYFEPIVTINVADDKLETPKEKETTEEKKNIEQLSAGESMALEGLGFEPGRHFVLKSSEPVLQKLLQTLKQNKSLKIEIQGHVCCTQNGADGMDLDTREMKLSENRAKAIYDYLISKGIPKSRLSYKGFGRTKPKYELELTPEEEQANRRVEIMILEK
- a CDS encoding NADH-quinone oxidoreductase subunit N — protein: MKGLLIVSGLGILAMMAEIFKFKKLLFPLVLLGILGAYVANFMEWNNGFSIAVFDNMIAFDKVALAFSGVILATAFFWFIMANDYFEDMPTVVDHFSLVLFALTGALMLTAFKNMTTLFLGIEIMSIPLYVLAASKKKDVKSNEAGFKYLIMGSFASGFLLFGIALVYGATGSFDLMEIRAKISEMGSGMPSFFYAGIIMMLIAMLFKVSAAPFHFWAPDVYQGSPTVITALMSTVVKTAAFAAILRLFMIAFGGVSESWSMVLASVIALSLVIANFSAAVQTNVKRTLAFSSISHAAFMLMVVLANLRSNATLDALLYYSLAYSIGSIAAFGIIYNVTKNGDETFDSFNGLGKRNPLMAACMVIAMLSLAGIPITAGFFAKYFVFTTMIGTGYKWLLILAILTSAVGVYYYFKVIIAMYFKQATTDEPVAIELSQKVVMILTTLFTLALGAVPGFVAEMFKF
- a CDS encoding NADH-quinone oxidoreductase subunit M, whose product is MLTGLLIILPLVASLLVFLTKGGTARTLAMAAAVAEFALSVFVYFQFKTNPAAANLSLNCTWVESMGIKFAVGIDGISMLLILLTTFLVPLIILSSYQNNYDKPNAFYSLILLMQMALVGVFAANDGFLFYVFWELALIPIYFICLLWGGENRGMITFKFFVYTLFGSLFMLIGLIYLYNHTGSVSGIKSWAINDLYAAGKSLNIDQQSAVFWMIFLAFAIKMPIFPLHTWQPDTYVTAPTQGTMLLSGIMLKMGTFGVIKWLLPVAPLALEKWGGTAILLSSIGIVYASCIAIVQKDYKRLIAYSSIAHVGLISAGILSANQQGVQGAVIQMLSHGVNVVGLFLIADILLRHTGTREIEKLGGIRNMNGQFSVLFLIIMLGSVALPLTNGFIGEFLLINGVYQYSAGVAAFAGLSVILGAVYMLRSYQKIMLGEKPSTGVEFGSLATSDKAVLIIVCVVIIAFGVYPKPLNDLAEPAVKTLLSTLK
- the nuoL gene encoding NADH-quinone oxidoreductase subunit L, whose translation is MIKLIALVPLFPLIGFLINGFFGKKLSKGLSGGIASVSVLASFIVAVLAFLELEHSTNKSHVVELFSWISADTLNIPFEFLYDPLSAWFLLIITGIGFLIHIYSTGYMHDDAGFSRFFTYLNLFVFFMLLLVMGNNYLIVFVGWEGVGLCSYLLIGFWFKNQAYNDAARKAFVMNRIGDLGFLLGIILIFVSYGSISYGDVFSRAGVSSNAVVTAIALLLFIGAMGKSAQIPLYTWLPDAMAGPTPVSALIHAATMVTAGIYMIVRSNVFYSISEVASETVAIVGVVTAIFAATIGLLQNDIKKILAYSTVSQLGLMFLGLGVGAFSSSVFHVTTHAFFKALLFLGAGSVIHAMGGEQDIRKMGGLKGKIKITYITMLLGTIAISGIPPFSGFFSKDEILAHTYEHSKLLWVLGMIASMLTAFYMFRMLFLTFFGKFRGTHEQEHHLHESPSSMTIPLMVLAAFSVLGGALGLPEFWHMPNWMSEHLSPIILHKNPSALDHTTEWTLMGLAIVAAGVVIYFAHAMFITNGVLPLESEEKMKPWQKLIYNKYYVDEFYDAVIRKPLDLISTAFYKFLDLQVIDGLVNGVGSMVKGIGSVVRLLQSGNIGFYIVSMVLGVILILLFTFII